A genomic stretch from Anaerolinea thermophila UNI-1 includes:
- a CDS encoding FAD-dependent oxidoreductase, producing the protein MEKIQPVTTHLVAVIGAGPAGLFASRELAENGVRVFLFNRDIKPGGLAEYGIYPTKLRMKAGLRTQFKQILERDGIEYYGNVTIGTQGDLTLEQLKAMGFSALLVAVGAQGTKQLGIPGEDLRGVYHAKDLVYHYNRLPPYSEKVFEIGKRVAVIGVGNVMLDITQWLLRVRRVDEVIAVARRGPAEVKFDPKELEHVINCLDVEAVEMELNRVTPQMVSLGQDPNQMRSLIRTLLEKDHVEEGCGGASFRLQFLASPVRILGDENGRVCGLEVEQTMLYRQDNGEVIARGMGKYITLEVDTVIFAIGDRVDPALGLPVEGNEFVKNPQPRFPVEGISYEAYDPAAQRPIQGVFVAGWARKASTGLVGIARKDGINAARAVLQYLGTLPFPESLSLETIRQQILNLPHPVVTLPYLKRLEEAERQRAEELGVEDFKFEHNLDMLAAMGLIKSLARET; encoded by the coding sequence GTGGAAAAGATTCAACCTGTCACCACACATCTGGTAGCCGTAATCGGCGCCGGCCCGGCGGGGTTATTCGCCTCCCGGGAACTGGCTGAAAATGGCGTGAGGGTGTTTTTGTTCAACCGCGATATCAAACCGGGGGGTCTGGCAGAATACGGCATTTACCCGACTAAACTGCGCATGAAAGCCGGTTTGCGCACCCAGTTCAAACAAATTCTGGAACGGGATGGGATTGAGTACTACGGGAACGTAACCATTGGAACTCAAGGCGATCTCACTCTGGAACAATTGAAAGCAATGGGCTTTAGCGCCCTGCTGGTTGCGGTAGGCGCACAGGGTACAAAGCAGTTGGGAATCCCCGGGGAAGACCTGCGCGGTGTCTATCACGCCAAAGATCTCGTCTATCACTACAACCGGCTACCACCGTACAGTGAAAAGGTTTTTGAAATCGGCAAACGCGTTGCGGTGATTGGCGTGGGGAATGTCATGCTGGATATTACTCAATGGCTGCTACGCGTACGGCGTGTGGATGAGGTCATCGCCGTTGCCCGCCGCGGACCCGCCGAAGTCAAATTCGACCCCAAGGAACTGGAGCATGTGATTAACTGTCTGGATGTGGAAGCGGTTGAGATGGAACTGAACCGCGTCACCCCACAAATGGTCAGCCTTGGCCAGGATCCCAATCAAATGCGCAGTTTGATTCGCACCCTGCTGGAAAAGGATCATGTGGAAGAGGGATGCGGAGGAGCATCCTTCCGCCTGCAATTCCTGGCTTCGCCGGTGCGCATTCTTGGGGACGAAAATGGGCGTGTGTGCGGACTGGAAGTAGAACAGACCATGCTCTATCGTCAGGACAACGGCGAGGTCATCGCGCGGGGAATGGGAAAGTATATTACCCTGGAGGTGGATACGGTCATTTTTGCTATTGGGGATCGCGTGGACCCTGCATTGGGATTACCTGTAGAAGGAAATGAGTTTGTCAAGAACCCGCAACCGCGATTTCCAGTAGAAGGCATCAGTTACGAAGCCTATGACCCTGCCGCTCAACGCCCCATTCAGGGCGTGTTTGTGGCTGGCTGGGCACGCAAAGCCAGCACTGGTCTGGTTGGCATTGCCCGCAAAGACGGTATCAATGCCGCAAGAGCGGTCCTGCAGTATTTGGGCACGTTGCCTTTCCCCGAGTCACTGAGTCTGGAAACCATCCGTCAGCAAATTTTGAACCTTCCACATCCGGTAGTCACCCTGCCCTACCTGAAGCGTCTGGAAGAAGCAGAACGTCAACGCGCTGAGGAATTAGGGGTAGAGGATTTCAAGTTCGAGCATAACCTGGACATGCTTGCCGCTATGGGGCTGATTAAGTCACTCGCCCGGGAGACTTGA
- a CDS encoding bacteriohemerythrin: MAGKMFNFDVEFKLGIDSVDQEHQVLVDLLNQVYELIGEGKRDEARKYFNETLSRYVHEHFSHEEAFMEQIGFPQIEEHRKIHENFRNSFEALKPSIESADDTAFRKALNDAFTWIITHIGKTDKRYAQFYHASRPS; the protein is encoded by the coding sequence ATGGCAGGCAAAATGTTCAACTTTGATGTCGAATTTAAACTGGGAATTGACTCTGTAGATCAGGAGCATCAAGTCCTGGTGGACTTGTTGAACCAGGTGTATGAACTGATTGGCGAAGGAAAACGGGATGAAGCCCGCAAGTACTTCAACGAAACCCTTTCTCGTTACGTTCACGAGCATTTTTCTCATGAAGAAGCCTTCATGGAGCAAATTGGTTTTCCCCAAATAGAGGAACACCGCAAAATCCACGAAAATTTCCGCAATTCGTTCGAAGCCCTGAAACCTTCGATTGAATCGGCAGATGATACGGCTTTCCGAAAAGCCCTCAACGATGCTTTCACCTGGATTATTACCCACATCGGTAAAACAGACAAACGCTACGCTCAGTTCTATCATGCGTCCAGACCATCCTGA
- a CDS encoding glycerate kinase type-2 family protein codes for MRPDHPEFSPGNREYPAGKVTLTPFTVDRSPIRETVRRILNAALKAVDPAQAVQRFVHRTEGCLTVHSASWNLSTFRRVRLLAIGKAAEPMAQATAEILGEYLHDGLMIVKSGSRSDQPISPKIACLESSHPIPDERSVQTGERICEFLRESTSEDFYFILLSGGASALATLPAQGVSLTDIQYLTQLLLRCGADIRQINTLRKHLDRLKGGGIARLLYPAQAVCLVLSDVLGDPLDVIASGPAVADPSTYANAWEILRQYDLEREIPESVRQILRNGMNGHLPETPKPGDALFEKVFTTVIGSNRIAAEAARQQAQEEGFHTAILTTFLQGEASVAGQFLAAIAREEVLHQSPLPLPACLICGGETTVTVKGEGKGGRNQELALGAVEGMDGLSALLVTLATDGGDGPTDAAGAVVSGETLSRARALGMSPADYLKRNDAYTFFEALGDLIKTGPTRTNVNDLAFVFVWKD; via the coding sequence ATGCGTCCAGACCATCCTGAGTTTTCTCCGGGGAACAGAGAATATCCTGCTGGCAAGGTAACTCTTACCCCTTTTACGGTGGATCGTTCTCCCATTCGAGAGACGGTCCGCCGTATTTTGAACGCCGCCTTAAAAGCAGTAGACCCCGCGCAGGCGGTGCAGCGTTTCGTCCACCGGACGGAGGGTTGTCTTACGGTACATTCTGCATCCTGGAATCTCTCAACTTTCCGGCGGGTCCGTCTACTGGCGATTGGTAAAGCCGCCGAACCCATGGCACAGGCGACGGCAGAGATTCTGGGAGAATACCTGCATGACGGGTTGATGATTGTCAAGAGCGGTTCCCGCTCCGATCAACCCATTTCCCCAAAAATCGCCTGCCTGGAATCTTCCCATCCCATCCCTGATGAGCGCAGTGTGCAGACTGGGGAACGAATTTGCGAATTTTTACGCGAATCAACCTCTGAAGATTTTTATTTCATTCTGCTTTCCGGTGGCGCCTCAGCACTGGCAACCCTGCCGGCTCAGGGGGTCTCACTTACCGACATCCAATACCTTACCCAACTGCTTTTACGCTGCGGGGCAGACATCCGACAAATCAACACCCTGCGAAAGCACCTCGACCGCCTCAAAGGGGGGGGAATTGCTCGCCTGCTCTATCCGGCGCAGGCTGTGTGTCTGGTGCTTTCGGATGTACTGGGCGACCCGCTGGACGTAATTGCTTCGGGACCTGCTGTCGCCGACCCCAGCACCTACGCCAATGCATGGGAAATCCTTCGCCAGTATGACCTTGAACGAGAAATTCCCGAATCGGTCAGGCAAATTCTCCGTAATGGGATGAATGGACACCTTCCCGAAACTCCCAAGCCCGGCGATGCCCTTTTTGAAAAGGTATTCACCACAGTTATTGGAAGCAACCGTATTGCCGCTGAAGCCGCACGCCAGCAAGCCCAGGAGGAAGGATTCCACACAGCCATCCTCACCACCTTCCTTCAGGGCGAAGCCTCAGTGGCAGGTCAGTTCCTCGCCGCCATTGCCCGGGAAGAAGTTCTGCACCAGTCGCCTCTGCCCTTACCCGCCTGCCTGATTTGCGGCGGCGAGACCACCGTGACTGTAAAAGGGGAGGGGAAAGGGGGACGAAATCAGGAACTGGCGCTGGGGGCAGTAGAAGGCATGGACGGCTTGAGTGCCCTGCTCGTCACACTGGCGACCGACGGAGGAGATGGCCCGACCGATGCCGCGGGGGCTGTGGTGAGCGGCGAGACGCTGTCCCGCGCCCGCGCGCTGGGCATGAGCCCTGCGGATTACCTGAAACGCAACGATGCCTACACGTTCTTTGAAGCCCTGGGGGATTTAATCAAAACCGGTCCAACCCGCACCAACGTCAACGACCTGGCATTCGTGTTTGTCTGGAAGGACTAA
- a CDS encoding LysM peptidoglycan-binding domain-containing protein, translating into MRTWRQWILGSLLIFFIGWAMGCTAPPTPAGENFPTFTPAGTLVLYRTRTPSPTPQASPTLTLPLPSPTPTPIRHVVKKGEDMFGIALRYGIAPQALLEANPTVNPRVMSVGTVLIIPAAGLPTPTGQVPSPTPQPLVLGEPVCHPALDGGAWCFVVVQNPLEQALEDVVAVIRVSGNAQGELLERTAYAPLNLLPAGKRLVLSAYFPAPFPESPQVAAELRMAHPVPAEDVRYLPAAVEVEQVQIASDGKSAVIGGNIILGESSVTAQVLWLALQAFDGAGKPVGVRRVDMPAPAQGDQSVPFKATVYSAGAPISSVEVLVEARP; encoded by the coding sequence ATGAGAACCTGGCGGCAGTGGATTCTTGGAAGCCTGCTGATATTTTTCATCGGGTGGGCAATGGGGTGCACAGCCCCTCCGACGCCTGCAGGGGAGAATTTCCCCACGTTTACCCCTGCAGGGACGCTTGTTCTCTACCGCACTCGCACGCCCAGTCCAACTCCACAGGCTTCGCCGACGCTCACTCTGCCTTTGCCTTCCCCCACCCCTACGCCGATTCGCCATGTGGTGAAGAAGGGCGAGGATATGTTTGGCATTGCCCTGCGTTACGGCATTGCCCCCCAAGCCCTGCTGGAAGCCAATCCCACAGTCAATCCGCGGGTGATGAGTGTAGGCACGGTATTGATTATCCCTGCCGCGGGATTGCCCACTCCTACCGGGCAGGTGCCCAGTCCTACCCCTCAACCCCTGGTGTTGGGCGAGCCGGTGTGTCATCCCGCGCTGGATGGCGGAGCGTGGTGCTTTGTTGTGGTGCAAAATCCGCTGGAGCAGGCGCTGGAAGATGTGGTGGCGGTGATCCGGGTTTCCGGCAATGCTCAGGGAGAGTTGCTGGAGCGCACAGCGTATGCTCCGCTTAATCTCTTGCCTGCCGGGAAACGCCTGGTACTCAGCGCGTATTTCCCTGCGCCTTTCCCTGAATCCCCGCAGGTGGCGGCAGAACTGCGCATGGCGCACCCTGTTCCTGCAGAAGACGTGCGCTACCTGCCTGCTGCGGTTGAGGTAGAGCAGGTACAAATCGCCTCTGACGGTAAGAGTGCGGTGATTGGGGGAAACATTATCCTGGGAGAATCTTCGGTTACGGCTCAGGTGCTCTGGCTGGCGCTTCAGGCTTTTGATGGAGCGGGTAAACCGGTAGGTGTTCGGCGTGTGGATATGCCTGCGCCTGCTCAGGGCGATCAGAGTGTTCCCTTCAAGGCAACAGTGTACAGCGCAGGTGCGCCTATTTCCTCTGTTGAAGTGCTGGTAGAAGCCCGTCCTTAG
- a CDS encoding TetR/AcrR family transcriptional regulator — protein sequence MAEKSSPRRTQAERRRASREKIIREASRLFAEYGYRGAKLAEIAQAVGMSEPGLLHHFPSKEHLLIAVLEERDRVDRERFGQDVLEERRNLLEGLRALVAHNETVPGLVQLFIVLAAESLQPDHPAHGYFSARYQQVRDSIVELLRQSQQRGEIRNDVSAEELAAMVVALMDGLQIQWLFHPEQVKMSAVFDAFLSLLKVKTPEKSV from the coding sequence ATGGCAGAAAAAAGTTCTCCACGGCGCACGCAGGCGGAACGCCGCCGCGCAAGCCGTGAAAAAATTATCCGCGAAGCCTCGCGCTTGTTTGCCGAGTACGGCTATCGGGGTGCCAAATTGGCGGAGATCGCCCAGGCTGTGGGCATGAGTGAGCCGGGGCTGTTACACCACTTCCCCAGCAAGGAACATTTGCTCATCGCTGTTCTGGAAGAGCGCGACCGGGTGGATCGTGAGCGCTTTGGACAGGATGTTCTGGAAGAGCGCCGCAATCTGCTGGAAGGGCTGCGCGCGCTGGTGGCGCACAATGAAACTGTGCCCGGTTTGGTGCAGTTATTTATTGTGTTAGCCGCTGAGAGTCTTCAGCCGGATCATCCGGCGCATGGCTATTTCTCGGCGCGCTATCAGCAGGTGCGTGACTCAATAGTCGAATTGCTGCGCCAATCTCAGCAAAGAGGGGAAATCCGTAACGATGTCTCTGCGGAAGAACTGGCGGCGATGGTGGTGGCGTTGATGGATGGTTTGCAAATTCAATGGCTCTTTCATCCTGAGCAGGTAAAGATGAGCGCCGTGTTTGACGCTTTCCTGAGCCTGCTGAAGGTGAAAACTCCCGAAAAGTCTGTATGA
- a CDS encoding L-lactate permease encodes MWTQVYDPLHAPLLSALVAFLPAALLLIALGILRLRVLHAAGLGLALAFLLAVGVFGMPLGMAFASALFGMAYGFLPVGWIVLNVLFLFRLTEQKGLFQILQQSLMRLTSDRRLQLVLVAFCLGAFLEGAAGFGTPVAVSASLLVGLGFPPLTAAGLSLLANTAPVPYAGLGTPLIALQTVTGLDLQALTRATALQLTLFDVLIPFWMVAAWVGWKRMLEVLPALLVAGGTFAGVQVLVAFLHGPWLVNIFSSVVSMGALVLFLRVWKPRNEMRDTASIPAEKLPSHKVWQAWMPWMVLTVLVFLWGIPQVRAFLDSWTLIRIPVPGLHGLVQRIPPVVPQPRVEDAVFNLPWLSASGTAILLAGILAGLLMGFSPAELLRQYGQTFRRVKDSLLSLCTMMAMGFVLRFAGMDAAMGLAFAQTGVLYPFFGTWLGWLGVFITGSDTSSNVLFGSLQRITAGQLGLSEVWMSAANSAGGVMGKMINAQSIVVAGTAVNLKGKEGDVLRFILFHSLALVTLAGLLVLGLAEPVKSLFP; translated from the coding sequence ATGTGGACTCAGGTTTATGACCCGCTGCATGCTCCCCTGCTCTCTGCGCTGGTAGCGTTTTTACCAGCGGCTTTGTTGTTGATTGCGCTGGGGATTCTACGGTTGAGGGTGTTACATGCTGCTGGACTGGGGCTGGCGCTGGCTTTCCTGCTGGCGGTGGGGGTGTTTGGCATGCCTCTTGGCATGGCGTTTGCCAGCGCGCTGTTTGGCATGGCGTATGGCTTCCTGCCGGTGGGGTGGATTGTCTTGAATGTTCTTTTTCTTTTCCGCCTGACCGAGCAAAAAGGGCTATTCCAGATCCTTCAGCAAAGTCTGATGCGCCTTACCTCAGATCGGCGTTTGCAGTTGGTGCTGGTGGCGTTTTGTTTGGGGGCGTTTCTGGAAGGCGCGGCGGGGTTTGGTACGCCGGTGGCGGTTTCGGCTTCGTTGCTGGTGGGTCTTGGATTCCCGCCGCTGACCGCCGCAGGGCTCTCTCTGCTGGCAAATACCGCGCCTGTACCGTATGCCGGGTTGGGTACGCCCTTAATTGCCCTGCAAACGGTCACCGGACTGGATTTGCAAGCGCTCACCCGAGCCACTGCCCTGCAATTGACGCTCTTCGATGTCCTGATTCCCTTCTGGATGGTGGCGGCATGGGTGGGGTGGAAACGCATGCTGGAAGTTTTGCCCGCCCTGCTGGTTGCCGGCGGAACGTTTGCGGGAGTGCAGGTGCTGGTGGCATTTCTTCACGGTCCCTGGCTGGTCAATATCTTTTCCTCGGTGGTATCCATGGGAGCGCTGGTGCTTTTCCTGCGGGTGTGGAAGCCGCGAAATGAAATGAGGGATACCGCTTCGATCCCTGCGGAAAAGTTGCCGTCCCACAAGGTCTGGCAGGCATGGATGCCGTGGATGGTTCTGACCGTTCTGGTGTTCCTTTGGGGCATCCCTCAGGTGCGTGCTTTTCTGGATTCGTGGACACTGATTCGCATTCCCGTACCGGGACTGCATGGATTGGTACAGCGCATCCCCCCGGTAGTGCCTCAGCCGCGCGTGGAAGATGCTGTGTTTAACCTGCCGTGGCTCTCCGCTTCCGGGACGGCGATTCTGCTGGCGGGTATTCTGGCAGGGTTATTGATGGGCTTTTCACCGGCAGAACTCCTTCGTCAATACGGACAGACCTTCAGACGGGTGAAAGACTCTCTCTTAAGCCTGTGCACGATGATGGCAATGGGGTTTGTCCTGCGCTTTGCGGGGATGGACGCCGCCATGGGGCTGGCTTTTGCCCAAACCGGCGTGCTGTATCCGTTTTTTGGCACCTGGCTGGGCTGGTTGGGAGTGTTCATCACCGGGTCAGATACTTCGTCAAACGTCCTGTTCGGCAGTCTTCAGCGGATCACCGCCGGGCAACTGGGTTTGTCCGAAGTGTGGATGTCTGCCGCCAATAGCGCGGGCGGGGTGATGGGGAAGATGATTAATGCCCAGAGCATTGTGGTGGCAGGAACGGCGGTCAACCTGAAAGGCAAAGAAGGGGATGTTTTGCGCTTCATCCTTTTCCACAGTTTGGCTCTGGTGACGCTGGCGGGCTTGCTGGTCTTGGGGCTGGCTGAACCCGTCAAATCCCTTTTCCCATAG
- a CDS encoding radical SAM protein yields the protein MTAFVPAYWKLLESGELQERVQRAYAGLESCEWCPRRCRVNRLAGKRGVCHTGEQARVASYGPHYGEERPLSGWKGSGTVFFNRCNLRCVFCQNHDISQTDEGMEVTPEQLAQIFLRLQAMGCHNINLVSPSHVVPQILAGVFLAAQAGLRLPLVYNTGGYDALEALQLLDGVVDIYMPDMKYADAAVAKQYSGVKDYPQVNRAAVREMHRQVGDLKINAQGLAERGLLVRHLVLPHRLAGTREIMKFLAEEISPNTYVNVMGQYRPEFLAERFPLLNRRVTLEEVYQAREEARCAGLNRLDE from the coding sequence ATGACGGCTTTTGTCCCCGCTTATTGGAAACTATTGGAAAGCGGAGAATTGCAGGAAAGGGTCCAGCGAGCCTACGCCGGGCTTGAATCCTGCGAGTGGTGTCCGCGGCGTTGTCGGGTAAACCGTCTGGCAGGCAAACGGGGGGTGTGCCACACGGGTGAACAAGCCCGTGTTGCCAGTTACGGTCCGCACTACGGCGAAGAGCGTCCGCTGAGCGGTTGGAAGGGCTCGGGGACGGTTTTCTTCAACCGCTGTAATTTGCGCTGTGTTTTCTGTCAGAACCACGATATCAGTCAGACCGATGAGGGCATGGAAGTCACCCCTGAACAGTTAGCGCAGATTTTCCTGCGCCTGCAGGCGATGGGGTGCCACAACATCAATCTGGTATCTCCCAGCCATGTCGTCCCGCAGATTCTGGCAGGGGTGTTCCTGGCGGCACAGGCGGGATTGCGGCTTCCGCTGGTGTACAACACGGGCGGGTACGATGCGCTGGAAGCCCTGCAATTGCTGGATGGGGTAGTGGATATCTATATGCCCGATATGAAATACGCCGATGCGGCGGTGGCAAAGCAGTACTCCGGAGTGAAGGATTACCCGCAGGTAAACCGCGCGGCGGTGCGGGAAATGCACCGTCAGGTGGGAGACTTGAAAATCAATGCCCAGGGACTTGCCGAGCGGGGTTTGCTGGTGCGTCATCTCGTTTTGCCTCACCGCCTTGCCGGCACCCGTGAGATCATGAAATTCCTGGCAGAGGAAATCTCGCCCAATACGTACGTGAATGTGATGGGACAGTACCGTCCCGAATTTCTTGCCGAACGCTTTCCGCTTCTCAACCGGCGGGTGACGCTGGAAGAGGTGTATCAAGCCCGCGAAGAAGCCCGGTGCGCAGGCTTGAACCGTTTGGACGAATAA